A stretch of DNA from Papio anubis isolate 15944 chromosome 4, Panubis1.0, whole genome shotgun sequence:
TCTCAAAGCCTTGGCTTTTGTCTGACCCCAATTGAGATCCCCATAAATGTACTCCATGACATGAGGTAATCCTTCAACTGTATTTCAAAAGATTATTTTGCTTCACTAATTATACATGATGGCTTCTGACATTCTCTGTAATCAGGTATTTATGTAAACATCACCGTCTGTCCACCATTATTCAAAACCAACTTCTATTAAAGGGTTAACCACTTCAACTGAGTCCCTGGGATAGACACATCTCTTAACCTGGCAATAATAATCTTAAGAATAGTAAGTGTTTATGAATACTTATTATACGTCAGGAACTTTAGATGTTTTGATTCACTTAACATGATCCCCTATGAGGTAAGTATTGTTATTACCGTCTTTTTATAGATGGCCTAGAGAGCTGAAGTAATGGCATGCCCAATGTCATCATGGCTATTAAGTAAGTGTGCATGTTGAATCTGAATTTAGGTACGCTGACTTCAGAGGCTATGTTCTTCCACTTCACTGAACTGCTGATTTATAGAGCTCCTcagaaggggaaaagaaacagATACCTCTTGATGGTGTTTTCTATAACACACTTAGATCACCTAAAGTCTTGGGGcataatttttgtagacatggttTATCTTTGTTGACTTCTTATCCGTGTCCTTTTGATCTCCACCCTTTGCCCCTGCCACATCCATCCTGAAGAGGTCAGTCACTACATGGCCTCTCTTGGGGGCTAGGTTGGTCACTGAGTCACTCCATCCTTGTGAGTTTCTTCCCTTGACTCTGCATCTCTGGTTCCATGTGTGttcctctgctttctccttttcctctcccttttccctcccAATATGTGGGTGGATAGTATTCCAGAAGCAAATGGTAATAATGCACAGGATGGTTCTCTTCCTAAACCCTCAGGAAATGATTTTACAATTGTCATCATGACCACAAGTCTTAACCCTATGTGCTAAGCAAAGGTTTAATTCAGAGAATTTTAGTCACTTTAGAAAACTGGATAAATGGTTTGGGAGgtacagttaaaaaataaattagatttcagTGGCACTCCTGCTACTTAACTAAGAGCGTGCTTATTGATATTCTGGGCTCAGTCTGGTatggaagaaaacatagacatTTACTCTAACTTGGGCTCTGTGTCATTGACATTTGTGACTTGTTTTTGTAGGGTTACTCAGTATCTAAGACTTGTTTCTGTTTTAGGAGGAGACAGTACTGTGGCTCCCAATATAGACCTTGAAGAAGACTAGATAATTCCTTTCATGGCTCCCAGTAGGGATGTCTTAGGCATTTGAACTAAGCTTGGATAATCAACTGTCTCAACTGGTCTTGAATTTTTAACAAAGTGacacaaagataaaaaatggtattcAGAATGGATCTAGAGCAGAGGTATccagaagcagaaaaaagaaaaaaaaaaaaggcaggaggaaCGTCAGTAGTAGCAGTGCTAGCTACTAGTACAAGTAGTCCTCGTGCTAGCTAGTCAGTAGTAGCACCACCCACTCTAGTGGtggctaaaaagaaaaatggcagtaatgacaaaaataatatcCTAACCAGACTATTGCTGTGTCATTGATTTGGGTGCTATATTAGCTATATTGACAACCCTGGGTCGCATCCCACTTCTCAACCCAGTCTCCCAGATTTCCCACAGTTCTTCAGACTACCCATAGTCtcagtaaagttttttttttttttttttttttttttggccagtggTTTCCATCTCATTCAATCAAGAATACCACCTGATACATTCTGCATTTCCTTACATTCCTTTCTTCTAGAACAAAAGTAGACTAAAAAGACAGTTATGATGACTTGATAATCTTTCCTTTCACTACTTCCATGCTTATTAAATAGTCTCCCTGATAGACAGGCCTTGTGTTTCAGCCTCTTCATACAGTACAGACTGTTGACATAAAAGTTCTAATAAATTACTGTACTTACATTTTCCATTTACTCTTTGCCTAGGAAGTAATCCAGGTGTTTCATATGAGCTGTTTAAATCTTTTGAGCAAACTATTTCACTTATTATTTTAACACGAAAATAGAGCATAGAAGGCATACAATTTAAAATGGGAACATATCAAGCTTAATAGCCATCTTGTATTGTAACCATGAGTGATACAATAAAGTAAGACATTTAGCTTTATGAATCTGTAATGACTTTCAATTCAAATGCATTAAAGTTGAGTAAATCTAGATTGCTAGGAAGAAGCTCATTATTGAGCAGGAGAGAAAGATAAGCAAACATCACATTATAAGATAAAAGTGGTTGTGAGAAAAGACAACATGTGAAAAGAATATGGTTGAGAATAGGGAGTTTGTTCATTCATCATGAACCACGATGTCGGAGTAGTTTTTACACATTAAGACTTGCAAGATGAAAAGGTATTATGATGGGATGAAATAGAGACAACAGGTATTATAAAAGAATAAGTGTATTATagtaataatcattattattacaaataatgtcTACCATTTACTCTGTGCCTGGCCATTCTTTTgtactttacaaataataaatcatttaGTCCTCACCACATTACAGGGAAAATATTGACATTATTTTCAACTTGCAGATAACAAAAATGagatttaatgagataaaataaatttcccaaGTTCAGAGAGTTAATCTGCAGTGAAGTTAGTATTGGAATCCAAGCAGTTTGACTTGAACTTTGAGTTTCTAACTAGTAAAAATGGAGCCTTAagatgtaaacaaaataaaatttgagttaGGAAGATCCTTAATAGAGACTGCTgtgatgaagaaatgaaaaaacataaaataaaaaagaaaagttggtgATGCAGATGGTGTGCCAtctttgagaaaaatataaatgccaAGGTTACAGGGAATTAGTAGCCAACAAGTGAGGAGAGGGACATAAATGGataattattttcacaaaattttaattttgcagaACTTGGTGGATCAAAATGCTGGAAAGGGGTTTGTAGAGAGGCAAAAAGGGTGCATGTGTAGGAAGAATAATCTATTGGTTAGAGTAAGTTTAAGCTCAGCTGTCTATGGAGACATGCATTTGGGAACATTCTTCTGGCAGATAAATATCAGAAGAATGACCAGATTGGGAGAGATGCCTTATAtggcaaataaaaacacagggTGCCCAGTTAAACTTGAGTTCTaaataaacaacattttttttagcATAAGCATGCTCTATATAATTTTAGACATaccaaaaatgtttttgttacttatctgaaattcaaacttcATAATTTGTTGATTATTGTGTCTGACATTCCTATAGTCTGGGAATGTAGATTCCAGCATCACAACTTGCAGAGAAGGGGTGAACTACTGCTTAGAGTAAAGGAGATCAGCTTTAAATAAACAAAGGCTAGACAGTGGGTTCTCTGGTAGAATACAAAGCTTTATATTTTCCCTCATCTACTCTCTTTGCCTTATAACTTTGAAATGTTCTTTCACTCTGATCCCTGGCACAGTCGTATAACATGGTGTTAACAGCAAAAAGGCAGAATTGATGATGTTCTGGTTCTGAGCATAAACGTCCTTGCAAGAATCTATTTTGTTCTCATACTCTTGCCTTCTTCATGAGAACACAGTAAATAGATCTAGCCTAATTGGAGAGTGAGAGATTGATGGAGCAAAGCCAATTCCCACTTTTACCCCAGTCAACGGTAAGTCAAATCCCAGTCATGTGAGCGAACAGCAAGGCTATCTTACTTCCCCCAGCTGTTGGATTGTTGAGCATGAACCTCTTATTATACAGCACTGAGGTCTAATGGTTGTGTGTAGTACAGCAGTATGATGGCAATAGAAAGTGGAAACAAAGTCATTTATAATAGTGTCAAAAGAAGAGTAGCAATAACTAATATATATTGATTGCAGACTATATGACAAGCAATGCTTTGAGGTTTTGTATGcattactcatttaatcctcacaaggaTCCTATGAAATTGTTGCTATTATTaccccagttttacagatgagaaaacagaaatccaCTGGGCTTAAGTAACTTTTCCAGGGTCACCTTGGGAAGTGACAGAGCTGCCAGTCTGACTTAGGTGAATTTACCTTCAGAAAATTCATGCCTAACCACCTAATGACACTGCATCTCAACAAAACTTTGAAGATGACATTGGATTTGACAATAAAGAAGTTGTTTGGAACATTTACTGCATTAGCTTCAACTAAGTGACAGACTATTGGGGGAGGATGGAGGATTGCACTAGAAAGTGAGGTACAGAGGAAGTGAGAGAATGCAGAGGGGGTGTAGTTATTCAGCAACATGAGGAAAAGGGGAAGAGATGACAGTCAACTTAAAGGTAGACCAAGATGACACTGAGGTTTTCACCTTGGTTTCTTTGGTTGTGTTTTTCATAGGACTTTGTGTATGTCTGAAGATAGTATATTGCACTCAGAATTCCTGAGTTAAAAACCCAGCTTTGCCTCGTATAAACATCCAACTTTAGGAATTTTTTAACCTCTTCGAGCTTACTTTTTTTTAGCATACAAATATctcaaagagtttttaaaagactgaagcACAATATCCCAGAATATAGATGGTGGTTCCAGGTGGTTCAATTTCAGTATCTTCCTACAAGGGGAAACTGCAAACAGAAGGATAGGTAATAGTGAATAAAACAATAAGCCAGAAGATAAGAgatagaaaaacaggaaaaatgaatGCCTCCAGTCTTACCAGGGAGAAGGAAAACTTCTTTCTCAGAGagagttgagaaaaaaaaaatgggtgaacATAAATCTGCAAAGTGAGAGAGGGAGGTCAAGGTATATCTCTCCTGATGATACTATAGAAGAATTTTGACTGGCGCCTCTAATTCTTAAATGTGACCAGTGATATCCTATGAGTAAAACATCGGACCTTCTTTGGGGGCATTTGTCTCGCCTTCACTGCTCAGGTGCACAAACTTATGCTTAGCgtcaaaatactttttattttgtcacaGGTTATAATACCTCACAACTCACTATTGGATGGTTTGTGgaagttatttaaattttccaaaGTGCAACTTTCTTACCTATTCCACAGGAATAACAAAATCATATACCTTATGATGTCTGAAGTTTATGTGTGACATGTCAccaaagacagaaagtaaatataAGCTATCATTACTAGCTATATTGCAGTTGCAGTTGGCTTACGCTTATGCCTATGTACTTAACAGAGCATCCAGCACATTGCAGTAGTTAATGTCTACCTATGGAAGAGATAAATAAAGCATGACATTAATTTAGCATAAAAGTAGAGCTATTTTACACTTTCATCAATAGAATCATATTATTATAAGAAAAGGACACAGGATTCAATGGGGAAACTGGCATATAAATTAATAACCAGTTGTTTGGCTTTATGATAGATTTATTTGGcacatattttatgaaatactttCTGTAAGCCAGGCATTATTTTAGGCCCTGTGAATGCACAGATGAGTGAAAGAGATTAAGTTTCTGCCCATATGTAGCTTCCATTTCCTGGGGAGATACACAGTATGTGAGTCAACAAGCAAGTGTATAATATCGCttggtgataagtgctatgaaggaaagGCTATATAAAGGACCATAGGCCAATAGCATCTCAGGGAAGACCTCTGCGCAAAAGTGACATTTGTGCTTGATGCTGTCAAGTGACTGCTGGAATCTGGAAGGCATCTCAAGAGAAGATActtaagttaaatttttaaattttttattttactttaagttctgggatacatgtgcagaacgtgcaggtttgttacataggtatacatgtgccatggtggtttgctgcacccatcaccccaACATCTCAGTTTCAAGCCCTGCATGtgttagatatttgtcctaatgctttccctccccttgctccccaccccctgacaggcccctgtgtgtgatgtcccccttcctgtgtccacgtattctcattgttcagctcccacttacgagtgagaacatgctgtgtttggttttctgtttctgtgttagtttgctgagaatgatggcttccagcttcattcatgtcccttaAAAAGacatatctcattcttttttttagctgcgtagtattccatggcatatatgtgccacattttctttatccagtcaatcattgaAGGGCATTTgtgttagttccaagtctttgctattgtaaatagtgctggaataaacatacgtgattatgtgtctttatagtagaatgatttataatcctctgggtatatgggagaaaatttttgcaatctacccatctgacaaaggtttaatatcaagaatctacaaggaacttaaacaaatttacaagaaaaaaaaaaacatcaaaaagcgTGCAAAttatataaacagacacttctcaaaagaagacatttatgcagctaacaaacatgaaaaaaagctcatcatcactggtcatcagagaaatgcaaatcaaaaccacaatgagatactatcttccGCCAGTTAGAagggcaattattaaaaagtcaggaaacaacagattctggcgagggtgtggaaaaataggaacgcttttacactgttggtgggagtgtaaattagttcaaccattgtggaagacagtgtggcaattcctcaaggatctagaaccagtaataccatttgacccagcaatcccttaaGTTAAATTTTGAAAGTGAGTAGGAACTCTTTATGAGAAGTGAAGAGCAAGGTAAGGGAGGAGCTACTATAAAGGCAAATATTTAACAAGATTATGGATCATTTAggtaaatacacattttaattcAGTCGGTGTTTGCTAAGTATCATATCATACCTGATAAGCCAACTGCATGGTCCAGGCTCTTCTGTGTCATGCCTTTTAATGAAATTTCCTTCCATATCAGCATATTGAGCACTTCATTGTTTTCATCATAATAGCAGCATTATGTGTCATCCCAGAGAGAGCTATTAGGAgccattttaaacaaataacttTAAACAAAGAGACTAAAGAAAGGTAGCAGGTTTTGAGTTTCAGAGATCAGATAGGGATAGATGAGATGAGAAGGTGCAGCCATAATCCAAGTGGCAAATTGTGACCACGAGCATTGGACAAAAGgtaaaatgaaattgaatatatttataaagaattaTAAGTTTTATGTGTCTATTAAGAAGATAGCACAAAATAGCTACCAATTGGCTATGGAGATGACAGAAGAGACATGCAAAGCCTCTCCATATTCTGACTTGAGTGGCTGAAGCGATCACAGTGTCCTTGTCAACCAATTAAACAATAGAATCCACATTGTCTCTACAACCCATCGTAAGGTGCTTGGCAGAAACATAactaaatatataacaatattaagcCTCAGAATCTCCAAGTTCGTAGCTCAAACCatagatggattcatagctgcaACCTAGTTCTCTAAATTTCAGAGGTCAGCAGTGATGTTTGTCAAACATATTTCCAATGAAAGGAAATACTTTTATTCAGATTACCAAATTTTTATTCTATACACATATCCAATACAATATTGATTCAATTGATCTTTCATATTGATAGAGCATTTTTCATTGATTAAAGAGTTTTTATATTGATTTGCTTTGTTAGAGTTTTCTGTGACCAATCTGAGTGCAGTAATAAGATGTGACCATGATTATTATGTCTGAAAAAcctttttttggtagaggaaagaaattttactttttgtatccATGTTTCAAGAAATTATTCATTCTCCAATTCTATCCTTCAACATTAATCTTGGATCCTAAATTATGCAATCACTATTCACAAGCATGTCTAGGTACACATGACACTATTATACCTTCCTCAAAATTAGAGTCTATAGTTTTCATCAGGAAATTCCCCCTCTGCTTGCATTCAGAAGAATTGCATGTTCTCTTGTCTTACTGATATACTGTAATAAACATCTACAAAAATTCAGTTCTCCCAGCAGAACTATTTAGTGACTGCAATTTAGAAATATCTTTCACATTCCCAGCTTCCAATTCTTTAACAATCTAACGAAGAATAAAAACATCTTTtgcaatatacttttaaaagccATGACATTCAGGAGCATCACAAATTATATCTGGGTACAAATCGAATTTAACAGCACCTGGACTGTTCAGATCGGAAATCAAAAAGACCTTCAAGTCAGGCCAGCACTTAAACCTAATGAggatgatttttgttgttgtttttgcttcccttgtttagttttcaaatttgaaataGAAACTGTGCTGTAGTAAAAAGGTAACAGATTTTCTGTCTACAAGGTCATCTCTAGTAGGATATATAATGTCTGTCTGGAGAAAATTAGGTTGACTAGTCACATATTGTACATTCTAAATAATTGTTCTCTAAAAGCAGCCaccattttttatatgtttataaaggGAAGCTTTATATATACTTACAAGCCttatagagaaaatataaatatgcagaCTAATTCACACATTGTTAAGTTTTAGCGTTGACAAAggacaataaaaaaatcaaagatagaAATCATACAGAATAGTAACTATAGTTCCTGTAATCTACAGAGGCTATTCTCCTGCTCTTTTTGGTTAgaacataaaataattagctaAAGCTAAAAATCAGCTTAATTAATAATTAACTCTTCTATTTTGTCCAAGGAATTTAGAACATACTAAACCTTAGATTGCAAAACCTCACTAGCAAAATTAAGTATTTGCAAAGGGTATCTGCAGGAGGGTCTTTGAATCACTATCTTTCAGTTTAACAGCACTTGGACAGGTATTATATCTGGTTCTCATTTCAACTTCATAAAAGATCAGTTATCCATACTCATTATCCTGATCTgattattatacataatatatatcaaAGCTTCACTCTGTGCCCCATAAATACATACCATTATtgagtcaattaaaaaataacataaaacatgGAATGTGTTCTAAATGTGATTGGGCCTTTAAACtatgaatttttctttgtttttggatttctttcttctttcttctctccatttttttgcATCCATTGTTTAGTTTCTAAATTTGAAATCGAAACTATAGTGTAGACAAAAAGGTAACACTTTTTCTATGAGAAATCGTTTATAAAATAGTATTCCTCTTCTAGATTTACAAGAGGATAAAAAGATTTTCTAGGATAAATAGTAGGGGTCCAAATTTGAATATAAGCGGATTCAGACATGCCTCGTCATGTCAGACAAACTGGTGAAACAGGCTTCTTTCACTACTTTGAAAGTTGACTGAGAAACATAGCAGAGGAGGGTTCTGTGTTTACTGTTAGTGTTCCAAGATGCCTGGCTAAGGGTGGTGAACTTGTAAAACAAGGCTGAAAGGAACAGAAGCATTTTTTTGGATGAGAATAAATTCCTAGAGAAAAACGAGCCGGGCTACTTGAACTTGACTGAGAAGTGAAGCCAGAGTTGAGAGCCAAGAAGGGCTCTTATCAGTAAAGCCTCCTGTGTATTATTCTCATGTGACTTTGTGTCATCACCTATTCACAACAAGCTATATAGACTATTAAGAGCCTCTAATAGGGtgcaacaaaaaaaagtcagaaagcaCCCCTCCGGCTTaccccagttttctttcttttattttttttaatttttgacttttgtgGGGACATAGTAGgtacatatatttatgaggtacatgagatattttgatagaggCTTTCCAAGTGTAATAATCAcgtcatggaaaatggggtagcCCTGTCcccaagcatttatcctttacgttacaaacaatccaattctacaagttattttaaaatgtacaattgaattattattgactatagtcccctagttgtgctatcaagtactgtcattatttattctttctattttttttttttgcacctatTGACCAGCCCCACTTCCCACCCCAAATACCCTTCCCAGACCTTAGTAACTGtccttctattctctacttccatgagttctattgctttgatttttagatcccacaaataagtgagaacatgtgacatttgtctttctgtgcctggtttatttcacttaacacaagaAACTCCCAGGATGTTGGTCTGGACAAACATTTCCTGAGTAATACCCAGTAAGCACAGGCAATCaaggcaaaaatggacaaatgggatcacataaagttaaaaagcttctgcacagcaaatgaaacaatcaacaaagtgaagagacaacccacagaattggaGAACACATTTGCAAACTACCTCCAATTTTTTGTGCAGCATTGTACCACTGGGTTTCAGTGCCACATTCCAGTGGGAGTTGCATCAGTCAAATATGGGACAATGGCCTTCAGGGAGATGCTAAATACAAAGTGTAGTTCTGACTAGGAAATGAGTGAAACTTCCCAATCTCCTTTCCACAACCTCAACTGAAGgtggaaaaaaagcaaagacatgcCTGGCCAGGACAGTGGTACCAAGAAGACATTCAGCTAACAACAATGATACACAGCAGAATATGAGAATGACACTGTCCTTAGTGACTCCAGGAACACCTGAGGGACACTTGAGAGGAGTTGACATCCTAAGTAAATAGACAGGGGCAAGTTATTTGTATCTCTTGTTAATATGATCTCTTATTTGTTCTCAAGCTTCCATAACATGGTGAACTAGGAAGATTTTCATCACATTCCACTATGGAGTCACAGATCTCACTGCCTCATAAGTAAACTTTTTATAGTAgttgcaaaataaaatgttaaataataacaatgaaaacattgaaaagaaccaaaatatttatactttaattCATGTATTagataaaagcaaaatacaagTTTTTGCTAGGATCTTGATAGATAATATGATGGTAATGGTggtaagaaaaacaaagcaaatttagGAGAACAAACTAGAGTGGCTATACATGAATAGGATTTCAGGTGATGGATTCCGAAAGTAAAAAACAACTAGTATTCATAGAAGTGGCTTAACCATTGATAAATATCTGTCCATTGATGGTGAAGACAACAGAATGGATTTTCTGGAATGAAAGCACAGGACAGGACCAAACACATTTGGAGGTTTCTCCTCTGCTTCCAATTTCAACAATTCATTTAATAAGAGCCAGAGAATCCGTATCTTCCATAGTATGATGGGCGGCAGCAGCCATATCCATAGCCTCCAAAGCCAGAGCCATATCCGTAGCCTCCAAAGCCAGAGCCATATCCGTAGCCTCCATAGCTACAGCCATAACCCCGTTTGCGGAAGCTGCCACATCCACAGCCATAGCCATAGCCCGGGCCACCGAAGCCTCCACAGCCATAGCCCAGGCCTCCGTAGTAGCTGCCGTAGTAACTCATGGTGTCAGGAGTGGTGAGTTGGTTTGCTATTCAGGCAAGATCCTGAGTGTGAATGCCAGCATGTGTAGAAGGAGGCTTATATACGCTGGTCAGAGCATGTAATAAACATGTGCCCCTCTTTTTGTGTCATTCCATGAATTCTACTTGGCTGAGGCAGCTTGTTAATCTATTGTCCTCTGACAACACTCAGTAAGAATGCCTGAGCTTTTTTGGCTACCTAGTTAGCTTGTCCCTGAGCttgttgctttaattttattagaaGGGATTGCTGCTTCTTCAAAGTCTAAGACATAACAAACccaaatagaattatttattacCAGTCACTTAACATCAGTCACATTAAAAATTCttgatttctatttaaatatattctcaaCACAAGCATTTTTGGATGTTGTTATAATTGATTCTACAAAATTTCAAGAAATAGCCAAGGTCAAGACTCTTAAATTCATCAGTTTCTTCATAAAGCACACATATTTTGTAGCATCAGAAGCAGGAAAGGTTTGATTCACCTGTGTATGTACCTGAAAGAAACAAATGTCACCTAATTTGTagacttttaaaactttgatCATGCACAATTGTTATATTTGTTTTGGGCTTTGCACGCCAACatgcaaaatatttgttttgttttaagaacaCAGCACAATTGTAGTCCCAAGTGGAGAGACTCTTACAGGGATCAAAAGCCCATCTCGTGTGAAGTCTTTCCAGAGTTTTCTATTTATATCCCAAGTCCCTTTTCCATTATATGTTCTAACCTCACTGTTACCAAAAAATGAAGATTGTAATCTGCCTCCACAcagaattttttctctttctctaccttttgTCATTAATTCATCTCTCTTGTATCTTTTGCCGATTTTACTTCAAACTTCACCCAACTTCCTTTCCTTCACGATTCATTACTATATCCAGGTAAAAGTTAGAAGTAGGTAAAATGTTCTGGCTACAACCTATTTACTCAAATCAACATTCATTCTTTCCATTTAGATCTCCATAGTCAATATTTGCCCTTGTCTTTGACTATTTTATGCCCAtgatttttgttgtgttttgtttttaagcgCTTTTTAGTCAGCTTTTCCTAAGATATCAACTAGATCTTTCTAAGATATTGATTATAGTGTTtcttgtttaaaacatttttcaactcttcaaattatctgaaatttaaaaaatatttgtgcaaCTTAGCATAACAAGAAATTCTCTAAATTTAAGGCACACTtgtgaaaaatatagaaaagaaggaGTAGCTCTTTAGGGAGAGTTGGCCAGAGAGTTCCTCAGCTGAGCCCATAGAGTTAGAAATGCCCAAGGCTTACCCCATACCTGATTAAGCCTCATCCAGATGTACCTATGTCTTGAAACTTGGAACTCCAGAAAGGTATCAGTTTTATATGACTATAATCATactactaagatttttttttgagatttacgAGTAGCTGaatgacacattttaaaatttttattttatttaaattttttattgatacacaTTTTACATACTTATGAGATACATGTGATATTTAATTGCATGCATAGAATGTATAATGTTCAAGGTAGAGTATTTGAAATATCCaccactttaaatatttatcatttctttatgttgggaatAAATCAAGctctctcttctagctactttgaaatatacaatatattgttgttaactataatcaCTCTACAATAGAACTTACACCTT
This window harbors:
- the LOC103882640 gene encoding keratin-associated protein 19-3; translation: MSYYGSYYGGLGYGCGGFGGPGYGYGCGCGSFRKRGYGCSYGGYGYGSGFGGYGYGSGFGGYGYGCCRPSYYGRYGFSGSY